A stretch of the Actinoalloteichus fjordicus genome encodes the following:
- a CDS encoding protein kinase family protein: MNLPSLLDYSEAVQNPATSFLDPTLRRGRARLNPQQGPTAATGGFAVTFDITSGAQRYAVRCFHKHKQHLRERYEQIAGFVAGASEADFLVSVEYLARGMRIGGETFPIVRMPWVTGSPLHFWLEDNLRDPTAIEAVRQRLAEVVRALRRRGVAHGDLQHGNILVGDRGEVRLVDYDGMYLPSLRTFGSPELGHRNYQHPGRAEHFDESLDVFAAAVVDLSLLALRWHPELWDEFNTGENLIFSAVDFTSPRQSSLFARLLDIRETAADTRRLMTACETAFADAPAVLHSVDVVHRSAVPVRYEPRSGPHVLPAANAAELRRRQGEEITVFGRVKDFKWMSPTFTIVNLGRWQHAGFAIICFGPTGDGLRRMYGEDLAGLVGSWVSITGVIQLYRGKGRPAMTPQIQLPTAKTLHVLTDARLAELRAAGDTGSAAPGRLPPAAGPSITAAPPAEVPDRTAPAVAAEGQAVRAPSAAARPPAPAVPTSAASAPGTSSSSAPSRRPGDDSDERLSRLYGSSGVAKNAPRVAASPTPAASASPGSRRSEAAPGARTSPRPARSNPVSSETVAPQSSGAAADVPSTAASPAPPAAQSGVYRRRAGELSLEVPGRPVSSASADTSPPWHASQPQPGGSIEPPPAAAKRGVIDWIRRRLGL, translated from the coding sequence CTACGCGGTCCGCTGCTTCCACAAGCATAAGCAGCACCTGCGAGAACGCTATGAACAGATCGCGGGATTCGTCGCCGGGGCGAGCGAGGCGGACTTCCTGGTCAGTGTGGAGTACCTGGCTCGGGGCATGCGGATCGGCGGAGAGACCTTCCCGATCGTGCGGATGCCCTGGGTTACCGGCAGTCCACTGCACTTCTGGCTTGAGGACAACCTCCGTGATCCCACTGCGATCGAGGCGGTTCGGCAGCGATTGGCGGAGGTGGTGCGGGCGCTGCGGCGACGCGGGGTTGCGCACGGCGACCTGCAACACGGCAACATCCTGGTCGGCGATCGAGGTGAGGTGCGGCTGGTTGATTACGACGGGATGTATCTGCCTTCGCTGCGGACGTTCGGCTCGCCTGAACTAGGTCACCGCAATTACCAGCACCCTGGGCGAGCCGAGCATTTCGACGAGTCCCTCGACGTCTTCGCCGCCGCCGTCGTGGATCTCTCACTGCTGGCGTTGCGGTGGCATCCGGAACTGTGGGACGAGTTCAACACCGGTGAGAATCTGATCTTCTCCGCTGTGGACTTCACCAGCCCCAGACAGTCGTCGCTGTTCGCGAGGCTGCTCGACATCCGGGAGACTGCCGCCGACACCCGCCGTCTGATGACGGCCTGTGAGACAGCCTTCGCCGACGCCCCTGCCGTGCTGCACAGCGTCGATGTCGTGCATCGATCTGCAGTCCCCGTTCGGTACGAGCCCCGCAGCGGGCCACATGTCCTGCCTGCTGCGAACGCTGCGGAACTTCGTCGTCGCCAGGGCGAGGAGATCACCGTCTTCGGGCGCGTCAAGGACTTCAAGTGGATGTCCCCGACCTTCACCATCGTCAATCTTGGGCGATGGCAGCATGCTGGCTTCGCGATCATCTGCTTTGGTCCGACCGGCGACGGACTGCGTCGGATGTACGGCGAGGACCTGGCCGGACTCGTGGGGAGCTGGGTCTCGATCACCGGAGTGATCCAGCTTTACCGGGGGAAGGGGCGTCCGGCCATGACGCCACAGATCCAGTTGCCGACGGCCAAAACGCTGCACGTCCTGACCGATGCACGGCTCGCCGAGTTGAGGGCGGCAGGAGATACCGGTTCCGCGGCTCCCGGCCGCCTGCCGCCGGCGGCAGGGCCGTCCATCACCGCGGCACCTCCCGCCGAGGTTCCCGACCGGACCGCCCCGGCGGTCGCGGCCGAAGGGCAGGCGGTTCGTGCACCGTCGGCTGCTGCGAGACCACCCGCCCCCGCTGTTCCCACGTCCGCTGCCTCGGCGCCGGGCACCTCGTCGAGCAGTGCACCCAGCAGGAGGCCCGGCGACGACAGCGACGAGCGGCTGAGCAGGCTCTACGGGTCGAGTGGCGTCGCGAAGAACGCACCGAGGGTCGCCGCGTCGCCGACCCCGGCGGCATCCGCGTCGCCGGGCTCCCGGCGGTCCGAGGCCGCCCCGGGCGCCAGGACCTCGCCTCGACCGGCCCGCTCCAATCCAGTGTCGTCGGAGACGGTCGCTCCGCAGAGCAGCGGCGCCGCCGCAGACGTGCCGTCGACCGCCGCCTCGCCTGCGCCGCCCGCCGCGCAGAGCGGTGTCTACCGACGACGCGCGGGTGAGCTGTCCCTCGAGGTACCGGGCCGACCGGTGTCGTCCGCGTCAGCCGACACGAGCCCTCCTTGGCATGCGTCGCAACCTCAGCCTGGCGGCTCGATCGAGCCGCCGCCCGCGGCGGCGAAACGGGGAGTCATCGACTGGATCAGGCGCCGTCTCGGCCTCTAA
- a CDS encoding siderophore-interacting protein, with the protein MAALPIRFIHVTDVQQITPRTARVTFGGDDLADLAYDEPDQQVKLYFPKPGQTVPRLPDSSAEGDFYRWYQEFTAIPEDEQPWQRSYTLRAHHPDRRLVDVDFVLHEHAGPATRWAQAARPGDALAMFGPSADFARPIPLRTAVAEADFVLLAGDETALPAIGSLLESLPGGSRAVAYLEVADAAEEQRFDTLGEVAVHWLHRGEAPPGRSGLLLDAVRGAELPSGRLLAWLACEASEVRALRRHLIGERGLPRHSVEFTGHWRLARTQDDAPTEDDLAEARERLADAQATPKPE; encoded by the coding sequence GTGGCAGCACTGCCGATCCGATTCATCCACGTCACCGACGTGCAGCAGATCACCCCGAGGACGGCCCGTGTCACCTTCGGCGGCGACGACCTCGCCGACCTCGCTTATGACGAGCCCGATCAACAGGTGAAGCTCTACTTCCCGAAGCCGGGCCAGACCGTGCCACGACTGCCCGACTCGAGCGCCGAGGGCGACTTCTACCGCTGGTATCAGGAGTTCACCGCGATCCCCGAGGACGAACAGCCCTGGCAGCGCAGCTACACGCTCCGCGCGCACCACCCCGATCGACGGCTCGTCGACGTCGACTTCGTCCTGCACGAGCACGCGGGCCCCGCCACCCGGTGGGCGCAGGCCGCCCGGCCGGGAGACGCCCTGGCCATGTTCGGTCCCTCGGCCGACTTCGCCCGGCCGATCCCGCTGCGCACGGCCGTCGCCGAGGCCGACTTCGTACTGCTGGCGGGCGACGAGACGGCGCTGCCCGCGATCGGATCGCTGCTCGAATCACTCCCCGGCGGCAGCCGCGCCGTCGCGTATCTCGAAGTCGCCGACGCGGCCGAGGAACAGCGGTTCGACACCCTCGGCGAGGTGGCCGTGCACTGGCTGCACCGGGGCGAGGCCCCACCGGGACGCAGCGGGCTGCTGCTCGACGCCGTCCGAGGCGCCGAGCTGCCCAGCGGTCGACTGCTCGCCTGGCTCGCCTGCGAGGCGAGCGAGGTGCGCGCACTACGCAGGCACCTCATCGGTGAGCGCGGGCTGCCGAGGCACTCCGTCGAGTTCACCGGGCACTGGCGGCTCGCCCGCACCCAGGACGACGCCCCGACCGAGGACGACCTCGCCGAGGCACGGGAGCGCCTGGCCGACGCGCAGGCCACGCCGAAGCCCGAATAG
- a CDS encoding HelD family protein: protein MLYGRVDELRKETTARHAAVLGQEHAGTPQAWLERDIAAAMYAEELTRLRDVEEGLYFGRLDLASGGRRHIGRLGLSDDSEDPSDGNDYEPLLMDWRAPAARPFYTATAASPEDVRMRRHVRTRARKVLTIDDEVLDLAAAESAGSGSLTGEAALLAAMSRSRTGRMTDIVATIQQEQDRIIRSPRSGVLVVQGGPGTGKTAVALHRTAYLLYTHRDQLAKRGTLVIGPNPTFLRYISQVLPSLGETGVVLSTVAELYPGITATRQESAAVAALKGDAAMIKLMAAAVKDRQTVPRKPIEIQVDREAVVIDRAMVTQARGRARRSRRPHNDAKEIFLREMFSAMTLQIADRLGRHLLDRADLDDIKEELSSDDGVRATLDELWPTLTPQRLLRELFGSPKRLATAARRLYTEEQCAAMLRADGDGWTAADIPLLDEADELLGEDSRTARKQEEQARRAEIAYAQGVLDILDMEEDLDPELLRAVDIVDAAQLASRQEERRYETTAARAAADRTWTYGHVVVDEAQELSAMAWRVLMRRCPSKSMTLVGDVAQTGAEGGADSWSQVLGPYVAERWRLEELTVNYRTPTEIMAVAADVAAAIDPDLRAPQSVRDTGVPPWSLRVPPGTAPQALTRLVADEVDEVDDGRIAVLVPAAHLNELTAALADEPSAVSTPGASGDLTAQTTVLTVEQAKGLEFDSVLVVEPQAILDESPRGLNDLYVAITRTTRRLGVLHTGDLPAVLSGLHTRVDSDSAV, encoded by the coding sequence ATGCTCTACGGCCGCGTCGACGAACTGCGCAAGGAGACGACCGCCCGTCATGCCGCCGTGCTCGGCCAGGAACACGCGGGGACGCCGCAGGCCTGGCTGGAACGCGACATAGCCGCCGCCATGTACGCCGAGGAGCTGACCCGGCTGCGCGACGTCGAAGAGGGCCTCTACTTCGGCAGGCTGGACCTGGCGAGCGGCGGACGGCGGCACATCGGGAGGCTGGGGCTCTCGGACGACAGCGAGGACCCCTCCGACGGCAACGACTACGAGCCGCTGCTGATGGACTGGCGTGCCCCGGCGGCACGCCCCTTCTACACGGCCACCGCCGCGTCACCGGAGGACGTGCGGATGCGGCGCCACGTCCGGACTCGGGCTCGCAAGGTCCTCACGATCGACGACGAGGTGCTCGATCTCGCCGCCGCGGAGAGCGCCGGGTCGGGCTCCCTCACCGGGGAGGCGGCCCTGCTCGCGGCGATGAGCCGCAGCCGGACCGGCCGGATGACCGACATCGTCGCGACCATCCAGCAGGAGCAGGACCGGATCATCCGCTCGCCCCGCAGCGGCGTCCTGGTCGTCCAGGGCGGGCCGGGCACCGGAAAGACGGCCGTCGCACTGCACCGCACCGCCTATCTGCTTTACACCCACCGTGATCAGCTCGCCAAGCGCGGCACCCTGGTGATCGGGCCGAACCCGACGTTCCTGCGCTACATCAGTCAGGTCCTGCCCTCGCTCGGCGAGACGGGCGTGGTGTTGTCGACCGTCGCAGAGCTGTATCCCGGCATCACCGCGACCCGGCAGGAGTCGGCCGCCGTCGCCGCGCTCAAGGGCGACGCGGCGATGATCAAACTCATGGCCGCCGCCGTGAAGGACCGCCAGACCGTGCCGAGGAAGCCGATCGAGATTCAGGTCGATCGGGAGGCGGTCGTCATCGATCGCGCGATGGTCACTCAGGCCCGAGGCCGGGCCAGACGCTCCCGACGCCCGCACAACGACGCCAAGGAGATCTTCCTCCGCGAGATGTTCTCCGCGATGACGTTGCAGATCGCGGACCGGCTCGGCAGGCACCTGTTGGACCGTGCCGACCTCGACGACATCAAGGAGGAGCTGTCCTCGGACGACGGGGTGCGCGCCACCCTCGACGAGCTGTGGCCCACGCTCACGCCGCAGCGACTACTGCGTGAACTGTTCGGCTCGCCCAAGCGGCTGGCCACGGCGGCCCGACGGCTGTACACCGAGGAGCAGTGCGCGGCGATGCTGCGTGCGGACGGCGACGGCTGGACCGCCGCCGACATCCCGCTGCTCGACGAGGCCGACGAACTGCTCGGCGAGGACTCCAGGACGGCCCGCAAGCAGGAGGAGCAGGCCCGTCGCGCCGAGATCGCCTACGCGCAGGGCGTGCTGGACATCCTCGACATGGAGGAAGACCTCGACCCCGAGCTGCTGCGCGCGGTGGACATCGTCGACGCCGCCCAGCTGGCCTCCCGCCAAGAGGAACGGCGATACGAGACCACGGCCGCGCGGGCCGCCGCCGACCGGACCTGGACCTACGGTCACGTCGTCGTCGACGAGGCGCAGGAGCTGTCGGCGATGGCGTGGCGGGTGCTGATGCGCCGCTGTCCCAGCAAGTCGATGACGCTGGTCGGCGACGTCGCCCAGACCGGCGCCGAGGGCGGTGCCGACTCCTGGTCGCAGGTCCTTGGCCCCTATGTCGCCGAGCGTTGGCGACTGGAGGAGCTGACGGTGAACTACCGGACGCCCACCGAGATCATGGCCGTCGCCGCCGACGTCGCCGCCGCGATCGACCCCGACCTCCGCGCACCGCAGTCGGTCCGGGACACCGGAGTCCCGCCGTGGTCGCTCCGAGTACCGCCGGGCACGGCGCCCCAGGCACTCACCAGGCTGGTGGCCGACGAGGTCGACGAGGTCGACGACGGGCGGATCGCCGTGCTCGTCCCGGCGGCACACCTTAACGAGCTCACGGCCGCACTCGCGGACGAGCCGTCGGCGGTGTCGACTCCGGGAGCGTCCGGCGATCTGACGGCGCAGACCACGGTGCTCACGGTCGAACAGGCCAAGGGCCTCGAGTTCGACTCGGTCCTGGTCGTCGAACCGCAGGCGATCCTCGACGAGTCGCCGCGCGGCCTCAACGACCTCTATGTCGCCATCACCAGGACGACCCGACGGCTCGGCGTCCTGCACACCGGCGACCTGCCCGCCGTGCTGTCCGGCCTGCACACCCGGGTCGACTCGGACAGTGCCGTGTGA